From the genome of Ptychodera flava strain L36383 chromosome 3 unlocalized genomic scaffold, AS_Pfla_20210202 Scaffold_27__1_contigs__length_13241970_pilon, whole genome shotgun sequence:
TTCTCACAAGCGTTCTAAGGAATGCAAAAAAGAATTACTATGCTAATTTATTCAGCGTAAATAATGGTAACAATATGTGGAGTGTTGTTAATGAATTGCTTGGTAAGAAAACCAGCCCTGATAAAATACCAGACCGCCTACAGGTTGAGGCAAATGGTGTTGAACACATTTTGACTGACCCAGCTGATATTGTACGGGGTTTTAACcacttttttgtaaatgttggtgaaaatttggcaaaaaatattCCACATTCTGCAAACGATTTTAGGAATTACCTAAGTAAGCCAATGACACACtctttttttctcaaaccaGTAACACAGTATGAGGTTCACCaacttttagtaaatttagatgGCAAAAAAGCGAGTGGATGGGACAATTTGCCCCCGagacttctcattgatgcagccATTGTCATTTCAAAACCTCTGGCCCATATTATAAATGATTCCTTTTCAACAGGTGTGTTCCCCACCGCTTTGAAAATTGCCAAAGTTACGCCCATCTTTAAAAAGGGAGAACGAGAACTTGTTGGGAATTACAGACCAGTGTCTATTCTATCATTGTTCAGTAAAGTCATCGAAAAAGTAGTTAACAAGCAGCTTACCTCATACCTTAATAAGTTTAACATACTGTACAAACATCAGTATGGTTTTAGAAAGAAGCACAGCACAAAGTTATCTTTGATTAACTTAGTAAATTATTTGTTGCATGAAATTGACGAAGGAAATTCTACTTTAGGGGTATTTATCGACTTTAGTAAAGCTTTCGACACCATAAaccatgacattttgttgtcaaaacTTGAGCATTATGGGTTTAGGGGCCCCTGCCTACACTGGATACAAAGTTATTTATCAAACCGTTCTCAATTTGTTCAATTAAATGACAATGTGTCAGAGAAATTTAGCATTCATCATGGTGTACCCAAGGATCAGTGTTGGGTCCGactttatttttaatatatataaatgatctTCCAAATGCTTGTCCTTTTTTTGATTTCCGTTTATTTGCTGATGACTCCAATCTTTTCCATACTTACTCTGGTTCAGATTTTATAGATCTTACTGCTGTATCATCTTACTTAAACGATATACAATTGTGGTGTGATTCCAACAAACTGACAATAAATAGGagtaagacaaattttattatatttagaGGCCGACGTAAGAAACTGAATGTCTCGGGTTCTGTTTACATCCGTGACGAGCAAATCAGAGAGGTTGATGTTGCCCCTTTTGTGGGTATTTTGTTGGATAAGCATCTCTCTTGGTCTGAACATATTGATAAGATAAATAAGATTATTCGGAAGAAATGTGGAATTTTGTACAGACTCAGATCCATTTTACCTTTAcacattttgttacttttgtacAATGCATTTATACTTCCCCACATCAGCTACGGCCTAGAAGTCTGGGGAAGTACGTACTCTACACGCTTAAACTGTATCTTAGCAGCCCAGAAAATGATTGTTCGCACGATGATGTTCAAATCAACCACAGACCACTCAGCTCCTTGTTTCTCTCAACTTAATATTCTTGATGTTTTTAAACTCCATAAATTCCTTCTAGGTACCTTCGTGTACAGCTTGATTCACAAGCATTCACCACATATATTATCAGATTACTTCAGTGTCAGTTGCCATGACTATAATACTAGAAATTGTCAACTTCAAAACCTACGTCCATATCATGCAATGACAAATTCAGGCCAGTTTGCTGTTTCTTTTTCTGGAGCAAGAGTTTGGAATGACATACCTTTCCATATAAAGTCCACAAACTCTCTCCAtaacttcaaacacacttttagacaatatttgatcaatCAGTAACAGATTTCACTTTTGCCATGTAGTAATTTAGTGATCTTCTACgatattgtaattatttcagcacttttcttttatttacttaaagaactatttgttattgttatcatgagCCCCCTTTGCTAACtgttttttcagacaagctaCCATGACGGGGTTTGGGCTAGACTAGCTGTAAGCTATTTCCCGACTCCCCATTTACCCTCTACATTGTTATTTTCTCCCTCTCGAGTTCATGTGTCATGtaattgactttttcaaatcgggtaaataaaccaattatattattattattattataataagcGTATTGTTCACTCTACTGTCGGAGATTATATAGTTGTATCAATAAAGATACTTAAATTTCATCTGGGATGTTAACAAACACGTTAATATTAGAAATTGTCTCTTCCATAAACGGTTATATTGCTTGATTCAGTCTTTTTTATATTTGCTATACAATTTCTTACAATTGACTGTAGAACGTACTGCACGAATGGAATAATTTAGTCCTAGATTAATCAAACTCAGCTCAGGAGCGGGataaaatgacctacataacacattgCGTGTTTTACCATTTTGTAAACATGGaacaaatatattaaaataaatattgcgAAGCTCCTTATCTGACAGCCAGTCTGTCCGTCTATCTCTccctctctctatctctctcaaaacacacacacacacacacacacacacacacacacacacacacttctaCCAGAGACTGAAATGATTACAATACTGGGATGCACCGGTAGTTCAACGGACAGTCGTATTGACCATGAAATTATTGACATTCTTGGTTACTACATGCTGCACCTAAGTGACTACCACTATTTTAGCAAACAATACACGCTTTGGCGCAAGGATACCAGAGAGCTTATTACagaatatttcattgaattattACGTAAGTATAGCGTTTGGTTTATTTCATGAAGTATCTTACACGGCAAGATATATGGGCGTTATTCACCATATACTCGCTCGTTCAGGATTTTTACAGTTGGCAAGTAAAACAGAGGAATTACAGCTGGAAAAGCCCAAGAGATGGAACGTGTCTTCTTGCGTTTCACCATTTCGTGCTgggtaaaaaaaatgaaaatatcggTAATCTTTACAGGACAACTGAATAGAAACAAATGTTGACCGTTGCACATGTTTCTAGTGTATACACATTAcaataatcaaatatttcagTAGTAGGTTTTTTTAAAGAATGGATCATTTAATAAACTAAGCAAAACGTTATGGTAAAAACTCATGTCTTCTCTCATATAGCCGATGACTCAACCAGATGGAAGGTTTTAATCCGACAGCAAAGATCTACATCGGTGATACATCACCTTGGATCAAATGCACAAACTGTGACTTTTCACATGGCAGAATCACAAGACGACATTGCAGTGGCTTGGTTGGAAAGAGGGACCGCATATTATTGCCACCTGTCCTTTTCTTCTTTCGAGGATGTCTTATTTCTCACGGCTAACTCTAGCTATCTGTCATTGACATTCAGCGGTGAATTCTCATTCTATGGAAATTACACTATACAAGTGACGTACACAAATGCGAACGTCTGGAATTACTCAATAGAGGTGGTTCAAGATGATGAAAGTAAGTAAAACTTGAATGTCTTGCCTTGAAACGACAAAAGCACAAGCACTTGCATTTACACGGTATAAAAATCTAACATCTTTCTTAAGCTTTGAAAGCAATACATCCGGTTTATTTAGGGCACAAAAGTTCAGGTTATACGTAACCAACTGAAGTGAAGTTCATACTAAgtattaatttacataacactCGTTTGATAATCAAATGTATTCAAAGAAcatgttgaaaagaaaacaaagctaaATATCTGTTTTTAAATATAGCACCACTATTCGGAAAATACTTTTATATATAAGATACTGGTAAAGTGACTTTAGACATAGTTAAAGCCGGTTTATATTAGACTCCTACTTGACTTACTTGAGgtctttattttattcatatccTTACCGGTAGATGGGAGTACCACGCACACAATATCCCCATCGGCGCCATCGGCCTATCCGCCAGATGAGAATATTACACAGACAGTATCCCCATTAGCGCCATCAGCTTCTCCGGATGAGAAAATCAATAGAGTTGGCGCCATCGTTGGAGGCTCAGTAGCAGCAGTAGTAGTACTATTGCTACTAATGTTCGTcgtatttaaaataataaagcGCAGAAGATGTAAAAACAGACAAAGCGTAAGTACACGCATCATCGTGTTTATCATTGAAGAGCTCATATAACATTTAACCACACGTTCGAACTCGGAACAAATCATCACTAAATATAGGCTTTCTGCTATTTCCTTCtctctattttttcagaatgatGATTTTGCGATACAACATTTTACTTGCTGTAAATTAAATCATGGGCTAGTTTACGGCTCTTTCGCTTAACAGGCAAATGTGCGGCTCGGATAATGTTTTTGTGTGTTTATCCTGTACTGCTAAAAAGTCCACTGGGGATCAGATCCGTTTTAACATAAGAAAAAAATCTTTACAAATCAAAGCTTTATGGTATATTACGAATGACATAAATGCACACTTCATAAATATTGACAAGGTAATGCCCGGGAAGGATGTTGGTCAAGAAGAATGTAAATGAAGGTACATGTGAGAAAAAACGTACCTTGCTTGACACTGGGTGATTTTAAGTTGTGTGAAGGCTTTACGATAAATAGAGTATTTATATCTAGCCGGATGCGGTAGAAAGGAGCGCTGTTGAAATACTGATAAGAGATTAAAATTCAAAGTCAGCCTTATACATactgaaattataaaatgtagttgaatacagttttcttttaatcCATATATATGAAAAACTCCATAGCACTTCAAACTTCGGCCATTAaaagaaaaatctttgtttgctgcatgacaacttttccccacacagacttagacgggttggctgtgaccaatcttgaatgaaattggtcttagccaccccgtctattaaaattcatgagtttacttttcttgtgtacgtacatacttatatcagatggaaatctgaggatttgcgattacatcagatTGAGAACCCCCCACACGAgagcaatgaattaaaattactctttacaaagcatgcggacaaatttgatggttccacacatgtcacttactctttacaaagcatgacaaattagttggttccacacatgtcactacaaatacaacactaacgttcattgGAAAGGGACAATTTGAAGCCGCCTATTAAAGCTCGTGCCCGTGTGCAGTGATATGTTCGTCGGTAATGCTGTGAATGAAACATGAACACAGCGGCCCACAAAACATCGTAAGCTTACTATCGTGGTATTTGTACGTGCGTGGTACGTCCGTGATCGTATTTGAGTGCATAAGTTACCGCAGGCTACCACTACCAGTAACTCGCGGTTACTTGAAAAGCCGAGGGTAGCCTAAactgaattttcctgtaaacgTCTTAATTTTTCTTAAAGTACATCACAGCAACTGGACTGCGAGTCTCCTCTTTGAAAATTCATTCGCatttactcaataaaaatatataggTGAGTAACAAGGTTTTGAGAGGGTGTGCAACGTGCAAAGTAGAAGAAGCTGCCCCAAGGCACTGtgtaatttgtctactgtttgcaagctggtttatcgcgattctttgggcacgcgacatgttttgtttccttgtttgaaagggtatctctagaagtgcgagtttagcagcttcagatagctttgaggtttttgtatttgttgctgttcgtaaaatgtgactaccctacatcatgagacacaaacaatcacAACAACACCagttcaaagaaaagtcaaattggactccacgaacagcaaaaactacaaaaacctgaaagctatctgaagctgcttaACTctcacttctagagataccctttcaaacaaggaaacaaaacatgtcgcgtgcccaaagaatcgcgataaactagcttgcaaacagtagacaaattaccataaaaacccttcgacaagggtcgggttttcgtctttgtcaacagaaaagattatacgtacacgaatgcgaaaggcaattacgcaacactaagtattatacacaaccagccagtgacgacacagaacaaacagtaaacaaagtacacgaactattaaacaaaatgtacgagtacaaacacatcgatcatgatacttgtaagtatcttgatccagaaaacataaaatccgtaccccgcagtggtacttattgcctaaaaattcacaaacctcggcaaaaatctaaaagactcactaatcaaaacaaaatttactgaagtaaagaaacatagaacaaacaaactgaaccaccaaacggactcacaatgagacccaaacattaatatacttgcctcgctactcgaagagcaagaccactaaaatgcattaaaataatttttcacaaacacaaactaaggaaagaatctacacggcgactgatgagaaaccacactcgggtttcgaaacgcaagcgtcaaagggccactctatcaacttgtAACataataggtccggctgcgtctcgccataagctttccccacacaaacaatacattaccgtacacactaatccaaactttcctacaaatatccgaggcgaaacaaacatttttattaacacaaacaatcggattagaatgtaggaacacatttttgcaacgaatcaaacacaaactcgacacaaaaacattttggatagttaggtggggagcctccttcacatttttacattcaacttttaattttaattgttttccaagtcaactatccaggcattttaagaggggtgatcaaaaaggccagaacagccgattttgaccaaccggttcaagaacccgggaaaggtgttaaaagtgtgcgatagatgtgtttacgacataaacattacgaacagtaggattaagataggtatgaaaaatccaaactgcccagtttctgtgtggggaaaagttggaatgacaaagctatttttgtcaacattttacagtacaatcttgtcaatgcaccaattataaaaatattcattgccaccatTTGAATATACTTCAGCAGTGTAATGGTCATGCtgcttgacacttgaattaaggtagctttctgcctttgttttggtattttgagataaaaacacgatttttcttttatccctgaaaagtattcctataatattgatcttccttgtgtgtagaatatcttggtcgtgaagttcctgtttttgggtgaaattttggaataaaaatgtacgagaggcacaggtgtacattttggcatttgagactaccgttaagtcttgattgacaagggattacgctaagcaagcagcgtcacagtattcacatgcacttggacaacatccgctctgaaaatcccattaacacctaccgttcactgcgTGGGTCAAGACCATAGAGTGTACCTGGCGGAAGATGGGTCttaccgtttttctcataggggtggccgctcccaaaagatcataatttatcgacacaatcggacaaggtcagacttatgacactgttgacggtacaatttcagattacaaaaatggcccacacactaaatgttttatctgggacatttttgtgcttttgtaaaagcaccaggagtggtggataagtttcgtaatgttaaacatctttgaagaggctgtcccgtatacataaatggtacgttccactggcggcctcagtgacagcgggaacacttgaataccgcaacagacacccttcaaatcttcaacattcggcctctttcggccgaagtttcggcttcttttggccccaagacatttcgacacccccgttacgatttatttttttcccttcaaacttataagtaactgacagaccagtcatattcataagagtgacctttgcgttctgaccagtatgacttttacagtgccgtttaggcgccgcttttcaaactttgacagtgtcggcggctattgctatcgaaaatgatatgaaactctttcctcacggtttttcaccatgttctcacaaactttaaagcatgtgaatgctgacactatacttctcagtgttttgatttgtaacatttggcacgaGTTCCCCCAACCTggtagtgccgaaacgtctttggtcgcgttgcctaaacgtcttggcgtcggaaattgtgcggccgaaacgactttgcgccaaaaggtctagaaacccgacattgtccgttcgatgagaatactgagtgagttgaacaatttatgaataaaaatgaaatctcAGAAACCGCGCCTCTTGAACTACttgggattagaaaatacaaggtggaaacaaattgcatgggcttCAAGACATCGACAGGAAATTTTCCCAAGGCAAAATACGTAGCAATGCAGAAATCACGcgccacaaaacaatagctgcttTGGTTTGCAGACGTTTTGGCACAACGGAAGTGAACTGAAATGTCGAAGTCGTTTCAATCCCGcggtcccgtttttccttgtcccatttcgttaccgaccttgacaaggtaatacgtcgaccacagtccctctagagggactgtgcgtcgactaacaaatgttcatcgtacaccggacgaatgtgaatcaaatgattttatgggaatggacacgacaacattgttatcagttatcatggcagtggccaaaatgctgcaggaccgaagacaaatttcaatatgaatttgaccgtcacaacgtaataacgtaatcgccctgagttttcatcaacatgtcatcattggtcggtaaaccattgaatgagacgcttacgggctaactacttgaatacagtgcaaaacaccatcctaatcctgaaatttacatgtaatgaagacgggtctgatatcatattcgcctggaatcgatggtactcatgttggatacgaacgacagcagagagttatctatctgtgacgtatgacgcttgacgagcggtctatggcatgcaacttgcgcttgatgaaatgacgtacttttctctatgttcatgttttctcaacttctctcctttgacttttatgccGCCGACAGGCGATTGGCTCATCTTAGCAtaaatgactccagaaacggtcttcacccacagaaatgctgtacagagtgaggacgaactattgtctcagaaattctcgtagtttgattagtgttaatcggttttcaaggcgcgtgaagatCTAAAAAATTGGCTGCTTACTAGAATCCTCGGTTACTCTAACCGTAATGGATCACAGCATGGAGCTGTtctttttatctccatgatcacagacaccgcaaatgtacatccacatacaaacgcagatatttttgttgtcagccaatattgttttctctatatcactcatcgggctcgctttcattccgcagccgtgagtcatttccgaggtcgaatcgaatgctgccataaacttacactacagtgtacgcttgtcatggaggtaatAAGTCCAAACGCTcgtgtagacggcatcgaggtgccgtagcagttccgacagttaggtcgaacagttaatactctatttaaGCCTTACAACTAATCAGTCAATAGATTACgcataatcccttccctggcactccccaagtttatttactcatcagctactgtgtagattgcgctctaaaaagagtacaacgctcccaaaattcacccattttagcctcatttcgaccgttgacagtgatttcaatgagtgaatatactgttgaagttgaacactttgatttcactatctggttttagtgttttgtcgattgagtacattgtttattgccattcaaaaggaaaaacccgaaccaatttactaaatcgcctttttct
Proteins encoded in this window:
- the LOC139126404 gene encoding uncharacterized protein; this encodes MILELFVALATFFPSDASFYYCPRLTGHIYKGQYVVIGQPNTHIYLSKDHSLLLNSSLLVQGINPPSLCVNRTDKETEMITILGCTGSSTDSRIDHEIIDILGYYMLHLSDYHYFSKQYTLWRKDTRELITEYFIELLPDDSTRWKVLIRQQRSTSVIHHLGSNAQTVTFHMAESQDDIAVAWLERGTAYYCHLSFSSFEDVLFLTANSSYLSLTFSGEFSFYGNYTIQVTYTNANVWNYSIEVVQDDENGSTTHTISPSAPSAYPPDENITQTVSPLAPSASPDEKINRVGAIVGGSVAAVVVLLLLMFVVFKIIKRRRCKNRQSLIPVDAQEPKQDAKLIESKRSTDERVVDSQEPKHDAKLIKSKRSTDERVGVMSSKRRVFLECIMISTTSSEIEVYSLAKSSDLRKRSPEIDG